Below is a window of Streptomyces qaidamensis DNA.
CGCCCAGGTCCGCCATCGCGCGCAGCGCGGCCGGGACCACTCCGGCGATCATGCCGGGCCGGCCCGCGTGGGCCGCGGCGGCGACACCGGCGACGGGATCGGCCAGCAGCACCGGCACGCAGTCGGCGGTGAGCACGGCGAGGGCGAGCCCCCGGCGTGTGGTGACGATCGCGTCGACCGACGGGATCGGGTGCGGAGATCCCCACGGCCCGTCCACCACCGTGACGTCGGCCCCGTGCACCTGGTTCATCCAGACCACCCGGTCCGGCTCGATGCCGAGGGACTTGGCGGCCAGGTCCCGGTTGGTGCGTACGGCGTCGGGGTCGTCACCGACCGCTCCGCCGAGGTTGAGCTCCTCATACGGAGCGGCGCTCACCCCGCCCCACCGGTCGGTGAAGCCGAAGTGCGCGCCGCTCGCGCTTTCGCGCTGTCCTATCACGACTGAAGGATCACTTGAGGAAGTCCGGTACGTCCAGTTCCTCGGCCGCGCTGTCCGAGTAGGTCCGCGGCGCCGGCGTGACCGGCGGGGCGACCGGGATGTCCCTGACCGGCTCCGGAGCGGGCTCCGGGTCCTCCTTCGGGGTCACGCTGCCGAGCGATCCGAAGGACGGACGGCTCTCGGCCTGCCGCGCCGGGGCCGGCTCCTCGCGCTTGGCCGAGGAGGAGCCGAGGACGTTGTCCCGCTTGGCGGGCGGCTGGCCGCCGTCGAAGCCGGCCGCGATCACCGTGACCCGGACCTCGTCTCCGAGGGCGTCGTCGATCACCGCGCCGAAGATGATGTTGGCTTCGGGGTGGGCGGCCTCGCTCACCAGCTGGGCGGCCTCGTTGATCTCGAACAGACCGAGGTCGGAACCACCGGAGATGGAGAGCAGGACACCGCGGGCGCCGTCGATGGACGCCTCCAGCAACGGCGAGGAGATCGCCATCTCGGCAGCGGCCACCGCGCGGTCGTCGCCGCGGGCCGAGCCGATGCCCATCAGGGCCGAGCCGGCCTCGGACATGACCGACTTGACGTCGGCGAAGTCGAGGTTGATGAGGCCCGGGGTGGTGATGAGGTCGGTGATGCCCTGGACACCGGAGAGCAGGACCTGGTCGGCCGACTTGAAGGCGTCCAGCACCGAGACCTGGCGGTCCGAGATGGACAGCAGCCGGTCGTTCGGGATGACGATGAGGGTGTCGACCTCTTCGCGGAGTTCGGCGATGCCGTCCTCGGCCTGGTTCGCGCGGCGCCGTCCCTCGAAGGTGAACGGGCGCGTGACCACACCGATGGTGAGGGCACCGAGCGAGCGGGCGATGTTGGCCACGACGGGCGCGCCGCCGGTGCCGGTGCCGCCGCCTTCACCGGCTGTCACGAAGACCATGTCGGCCCCCTTGAGGACCTCCTCGATCTCCTCGCGGTGGTCCTCGGCGGCCTTGCGGCCGACGGCCGGGTTGGCTCCGGCGCCGAGTCCGCGGGTGAGTTCACGGCCGACGTCCAGCTTGACGTCGGCGTCGCTCATCAACAGAGCTTGCGCGTCGGTGTTGATGGCGATGAACTCGACGCCCTTGAGACCGACCTCGATCATCCGGTTGATGGCATTGACACCACCGCCGCCGACACCGATGACTTTGATGACTGCGAGGTAGTTCTGCGGTGCTGCCACGTCGAAGGCCTCTCGCCTCGAGTTACGTGTCGCCGAATCACCGTGAGCGCCCTGCGCCCCGCGACCCGACGACTGATGCCGAATGGGACGGTCCGTATCGCCGACCCGAACCCTAACCCTGAAGTTTAGGGTTACCAGTGTGTCTGTTCCTTGGAGTCTTCTGAACAGGACACTAAGTCGACAAGTGGCGCACGTTCAACGAACACGCCGAACCTCCCGTTTTTCTTTTCACCCTATGTGATCAGCCGTAGCACTGCCCAACCAGGGTGCTGGCCTGCGCTGATGTGCGTCAACTCCCGGATGACGCCGGGGCGGTGGGCACACTCACGTCGAAGTACCCCGCTTCGGGCGTTGCTTTCATCAGGGCGGTGAGGGTACGGGCCTTCGCGGCGCCCTTCTCGCTGCTCCCCCAGAGGACCGTGCGGCCGTCCCTCAACTCCAGCGAGATGTCGTCGTAGGAACGGACCTTGACGGTCCGTGTCTCGCGCGCGACGGCGGCCGGAACCGCACGGGCGACACCGACCGCCTCGCGCACCAGCCGGGACTCCCCGAAGCGGCGCAGGCTGGCGGCGGCGGAGCCGGACCGGGAGAGCGTCAATTCCAGTGCCGGGACGCCTTTCGGGGCTTCAGAAACCGTGGCGAAGCGGACACCTTCATCGTCCACTTCGACGAACTTTCCGCCCTTGTGGACAATCAGAACCGGAGTCCGCTCCACCACTTTCAGGTCGATTCCATGGGGCCAGGAACGGACCACGTCAACAGCGTCAATTCGGGGCAATTTCCGGCGCAATCGTGTCTCGATCGCACCGGTGTCGACGGAAATCAGCGGCTTCCCGAGCGGAACCTCAGCGGCGGA
It encodes the following:
- the pgeF gene encoding peptidoglycan editing factor PgeF — its product is MIGQRESASGAHFGFTDRWGGVSAAPYEELNLGGAVGDDPDAVRTNRDLAAKSLGIEPDRVVWMNQVHGADVTVVDGPWGSPHPIPSVDAIVTTRRGLALAVLTADCVPVLLADPVAGVAAAAHAGRPGMIAGVVPAALRAMADLGAEPSRIVARTGPTVCGRCYEVPEAMRAEVSAVEPAAYAETSWGTPAVDVSAGVHAQLERLGVRDREQSPVCTLESRDHFSYRRDRTTGRLAGYVWLD
- the ftsZ gene encoding cell division protein FtsZ — its product is MAAPQNYLAVIKVIGVGGGGVNAINRMIEVGLKGVEFIAINTDAQALLMSDADVKLDVGRELTRGLGAGANPAVGRKAAEDHREEIEEVLKGADMVFVTAGEGGGTGTGGAPVVANIARSLGALTIGVVTRPFTFEGRRRANQAEDGIAELREEVDTLIVIPNDRLLSISDRQVSVLDAFKSADQVLLSGVQGITDLITTPGLINLDFADVKSVMSEAGSALMGIGSARGDDRAVAAAEMAISSPLLEASIDGARGVLLSISGGSDLGLFEINEAAQLVSEAAHPEANIIFGAVIDDALGDEVRVTVIAAGFDGGQPPAKRDNVLGSSSAKREEPAPARQAESRPSFGSLGSVTPKEDPEPAPEPVRDIPVAPPVTPAPRTYSDSAAEELDVPDFLK
- a CDS encoding cell division protein FtsQ/DivIB translates to MAGSTTAERGERQQESSGPPPLLRSRRARLRAIVLLGLALVFLGIPTAWLFYGSDWLRAEQVSVSGTRVLTPAQVESAAEVPLGKPLISVDTGAIETRLRRKLPRIDAVDVVRSWPHGIDLKVVERTPVLIVHKGGKFVEVDDEGVRFATVSEAPKGVPALELTLSRSGSAAASLRRFGESRLVREAVGVARAVPAAVARETRTVKVRSYDDISLELRDGRTVLWGSSEKGAAKARTLTALMKATPEAGYFDVSVPTAPASSGS